One stretch of Caldalkalibacillus uzonensis DNA includes these proteins:
- a CDS encoding flagellar biosynthetic protein FliO: MCLLVVVACGITFVLAEGVQATSETTQVGETSEQIELPDQSKALGRMMIQVVVYTLLVIGLIVLFVRFLGKRQQKLGYHQLFQHMGGTSLGPNKSLQLIKVGDKIYLLGVSEQITLIKEIDDPAEIERIEADREKQQVFLQTPVLERWKYSLDQWRNQKEDSHFHSLLKRSLQNQQVMREQYQRHLHQGHSADVSGRGKKEG; this comes from the coding sequence TTGTGCTTACTTGTAGTAGTGGCTTGCGGGATTACTTTTGTTCTGGCGGAAGGTGTGCAAGCCACCTCAGAAACAACACAAGTGGGCGAAACAAGCGAGCAAATTGAATTGCCTGACCAAAGCAAAGCATTGGGCCGGATGATGATTCAGGTCGTGGTTTACACCCTGCTTGTTATAGGCCTCATTGTGTTATTCGTCCGTTTTTTGGGTAAACGGCAGCAGAAGTTAGGCTACCACCAGTTGTTTCAGCACATGGGGGGCACTTCGCTGGGGCCCAATAAATCCCTTCAACTAATCAAAGTGGGAGATAAAATCTATCTGCTTGGTGTTAGTGAGCAGATAACGCTCATTAAAGAGATAGATGATCCCGCTGAAATTGAACGGATCGAAGCGGACAGGGAGAAACAGCAGGTATTCTTGCAGACGCCTGTTTTAGAGCGGTGGAAGTACTCGCTGGATCAATGGCGAAACCAAAAAGAAGATTCACATTTCCATTCACTGCTGAAGAGGAGTTTACAGAACCAGCAAGTGATGCGCGAACAGTACCAGCGTCATTTGCATCAAGGACATTCCGCTGATGTAAGTGGCCGGGGAAAAAAAGAGGGTTGA
- the flhF gene encoding flagellar biosynthesis protein FlhF encodes MRVKKYIVDNLAEAMQEIKQDLGHNAVILDTKKVKKRGFLGLFGKKTQIEVIAAADQGVNQNQHFNSQPVRLRRERRLKGAVASPGAHHALPAAEHLVLTQEIKEIKQFMLNMMDGVPLQMPPALRQVDQKLKQHGVLPDIRAQLLQQLLTHYQGHNDQLDSRQIRKFLVNYLETLPLGQQRQLSKFMCFVGPTGVGKTTTIAKLAAEILLSRRQNVGLITADTYRIAAVDQLKTYAQILNVPLEVVYSAQDLKAAMSRLASCDYILMDTAGRNYMEAYYIHELKQLVPDQQDVHTCLVLSLTSKYEDMKQVVVNFKVLPINTLILTKADETHTLGSLVNLLSEYRLPLAYVTNGQNVPDDLLSPSPEWLANTLLSEGIEVERSS; translated from the coding sequence ATGAGAGTCAAAAAGTATATTGTGGACAACTTGGCTGAAGCCATGCAGGAAATTAAACAGGATTTAGGGCACAATGCGGTCATTCTGGATACAAAAAAAGTGAAAAAAAGGGGATTTTTAGGCCTCTTTGGCAAGAAAACACAGATCGAAGTGATTGCCGCTGCAGATCAAGGCGTAAATCAAAACCAGCACTTTAACAGCCAACCCGTCAGGCTCAGAAGAGAGAGACGCTTAAAAGGAGCAGTTGCTTCACCAGGTGCTCATCATGCTCTGCCTGCTGCTGAGCATTTGGTTCTAACCCAAGAAATAAAAGAAATTAAGCAGTTTATGCTGAATATGATGGACGGCGTGCCGCTTCAGATGCCGCCTGCCTTACGACAGGTGGATCAAAAACTGAAACAGCATGGTGTCTTGCCTGACATCCGCGCCCAGCTCCTGCAACAGCTGCTCACACACTACCAGGGGCACAATGATCAGCTGGACAGCCGGCAGATACGGAAGTTTTTGGTCAATTATTTGGAAACTCTGCCCTTAGGACAGCAACGACAGTTGTCCAAATTCATGTGTTTTGTTGGTCCTACAGGTGTGGGCAAAACGACGACCATCGCTAAGCTGGCAGCAGAAATATTGCTTTCCAGGCGTCAAAATGTGGGCTTGATCACCGCGGATACATACCGCATTGCCGCTGTGGATCAACTCAAAACCTATGCCCAAATTTTGAATGTGCCTCTGGAGGTGGTTTACTCGGCACAGGATTTAAAAGCAGCGATGAGCAGGCTGGCTTCTTGTGATTACATCTTGATGGACACTGCCGGCCGCAACTACATGGAAGCCTACTATATTCATGAACTCAAACAGTTGGTCCCAGACCAACAAGATGTACACACTTGCCTGGTGCTCAGTTTAACCAGCAAGTATGAAGATATGAAGCAAGTGGTGGTTAATTTCAAAGTATTGCCAATTAATACCTTAATCTTAACCAAAGCGGATGAGACCCACACACTTGGTTCGCTGGTTAACCTGCTGAGTGAATACCGGCTGCCTTTGGCTTATGTAACCAATGGCCAGAATGTGCCAGATGATTTGCTCTCTCCGTCACCGGAATGGCTGGCCAATACCCTGTTGAGTGAGGGGATAGAAGTTGAAAGATCAAGCTGA
- the fliQ gene encoding flagellar biosynthesis protein FliQ gives MTPQLVLDLAQNAVFTILLVAGPMLLMALGVGLLVSIFQATTQIQEQTLAFIPKIVAVLLSLVIFGPWMLSVILDFTNQLWQNLHLIVG, from the coding sequence ATGACACCCCAGTTGGTTTTGGATTTGGCCCAAAATGCGGTTTTCACCATTCTGCTAGTGGCTGGCCCCATGCTGCTGATGGCGCTTGGGGTGGGTTTGTTGGTCAGTATTTTTCAAGCGACAACACAGATTCAGGAACAAACGTTAGCTTTTATTCCTAAGATTGTGGCTGTGCTTCTATCATTAGTTATTTTTGGACCTTGGATGTTGTCTGTGATTTTGGACTTTACCAATCAGTTGTGGCAAAACTTACACCTCATTGTAGGATGA
- the flhB gene encoding flagellar biosynthesis protein FlhB, which translates to MDKQRLPLQFFAEDSQEKTEKATPRKREEVRRKGQVAKSSEVPTALILLFVFILLFFIGEWMLTQFKALYVKSLTQYIHQEVTVQMIPVIFQELSFQAAKVTAPVMLMALVAGVLGNYIQVGFLFSTEPLKMKLERINPLKGFKRIFSTRALVELLKSLIKVTLVGTVVFTLLMYRREDIFQLSQAGVGEALALLGRYTFQLGLSVAIVLLVLSMLDYLYQKYEFEKNIRMSKQEMKDEHKRTEGDPLIKSKIKERQRQMAMRRMMQQVPLADVILTNPTHYAVALKYDAEQMDAPRVVAKGTGFVALKIKEIGEAHGVTVVENKHLARALYAQVEIGEEIPEHLFQAVAEVLAYVYRLKGKV; encoded by the coding sequence ATGGACAAACAGCGCCTGCCACTGCAATTTTTTGCTGAGGATTCACAAGAAAAAACAGAAAAAGCAACGCCCAGAAAAAGGGAAGAAGTCCGGCGCAAAGGACAGGTGGCCAAAAGTTCTGAAGTGCCAACAGCCCTTATTTTACTGTTTGTGTTTATCTTACTTTTTTTTATTGGAGAATGGATGTTGACCCAGTTTAAGGCCTTGTATGTTAAAAGCCTCACTCAATATATCCACCAGGAAGTCACAGTGCAGATGATTCCCGTTATTTTTCAGGAACTTTCCTTTCAAGCAGCTAAAGTCACAGCACCGGTGATGCTGATGGCGCTGGTGGCCGGAGTCCTGGGCAATTACATCCAAGTCGGGTTTCTCTTTTCCACAGAGCCATTGAAAATGAAATTGGAACGTATCAATCCCCTTAAAGGGTTTAAACGTATTTTTTCCACCCGGGCCCTGGTCGAGTTGTTAAAATCACTGATTAAGGTCACACTGGTCGGAACCGTGGTTTTTACGCTGCTTATGTATCGCCGGGAAGACATCTTTCAACTTTCTCAAGCAGGGGTGGGAGAAGCACTGGCCTTATTGGGCAGGTACACCTTTCAGCTCGGTCTGAGTGTGGCTATTGTCTTACTGGTTTTATCCATGCTTGATTATCTTTACCAAAAATATGAGTTCGAAAAAAATATTCGTATGTCCAAACAGGAAATGAAGGATGAGCATAAGCGGACAGAAGGGGATCCTTTGATCAAATCTAAAATCAAAGAGCGGCAGCGGCAAATGGCCATGAGACGAATGATGCAGCAAGTTCCTCTGGCTGATGTGATTCTGACCAACCCCACCCATTATGCTGTAGCCTTAAAATACGATGCAGAGCAAATGGATGCCCCACGGGTGGTAGCCAAAGGCACAGGATTTGTTGCTTTAAAAATTAAAGAAATTGGTGAGGCGCACGGTGTCACTGTAGTGGAAAACAAACACCTGGCCCGTGCTCTGTATGCTCAGGTGGAAATTGGTGAAGAAATTCCTGAACATCTCTTTCAGGCCGTGGCCGAAGTGCTTGCTTATGTGTATCGCCTGAAGGGCAAAGTTTAA
- a CDS encoding CheB methylesterase domain-containing protein, with amino-acid sequence MYEEGVHITLYSQQRQLKFLVLIGVSTGGPKALQYLFSHLTARKDTALLVVQHMPPNFTYSLAKRLNELSSYSVKEAKHGDPIKGAHAYVAPGDYHLEIRMEAGTPVVYLTKKAPRKGHRPAVDVLFESAVQAVGYSVITVIMTGMGKDGTEGLKWLKEQKHIYSLAEDESSCIVYGMPKTAIEAGLVDKVVPLEGMPGAIEQAIKELGGA; translated from the coding sequence TTGTATGAGGAGGGAGTACACATTACGCTGTACAGTCAACAAAGACAACTTAAATTTTTAGTGCTAATAGGTGTGTCCACCGGTGGGCCAAAAGCACTGCAATATTTATTTTCACACTTAACTGCACGAAAGGATACCGCTTTGCTTGTTGTTCAGCATATGCCTCCTAATTTTACATATTCGCTGGCTAAGCGGCTCAATGAACTGTCGTCATATTCAGTGAAGGAAGCTAAGCATGGTGATCCCATTAAGGGAGCTCATGCGTATGTTGCACCAGGCGATTACCACTTGGAGATCAGGATGGAAGCAGGTACTCCTGTGGTGTACTTGACCAAGAAAGCACCTCGTAAAGGACATCGTCCAGCCGTGGATGTGTTGTTCGAGTCAGCTGTTCAGGCCGTAGGTTATAGTGTAATCACTGTGATCATGACTGGCATGGGTAAGGACGGAACAGAAGGATTAAAATGGCTCAAGGAGCAAAAACACATTTACTCGTTAGCCGAAGATGAGTCCAGCTGTATTGTATACGGCATGCCAAAAACGGCGATCGAAGCCGGTCTGGTTGACAAGGTGGTACCGCTCGAAGGCATGCCGGGGGCGATTGAACAGGCGATAAAAGAACTGGGGGGAGCTTAA
- a CDS encoding chemotaxis protein CheA, whose protein sequence is MDMNQYMDAFIDEATQHLQSINGNLLLLEKEPANLELVQEIFRSAHTLKGMAATMGFEEVAELTHHLENVLDQVRNRKLTVSTPMMDTLFFSVDALEKMIDALINEENAQVDVGQVIQALNGIQGDGSKGASSSGEEQTQDRSSSVPRAILQAVDQFALTVLTQSEETGFNIYHIQVTLDKGCLLKAARAYMVFQLLESEGEIIQTLPPVQDIEEEAFESAFELIYVTKQDTDYVQQLIHKVSEIEQVHVQPVKTEELKYHQSQEIAEGALETAAASAPSADSEQLKSGQPETSPHRNGSQRTLNKTIRVNIDRLDALMNLFSELVIDRGRLEKISKELQHQELIETVEHMSRMSSDLQDLILNMRMVPIEQVFNRFPKMVRSLSRELGKEVELAMSGTETELDRTVIDEIGDPLVHLLRNAIDHGLETTEERKRLGKPEQGRLELKAYHSGNHVFIEVRDDGRGIDRSKVLKKAIERGVISRERSEELSDQDVYQLLFASGFSTAEKVSDISGRGVGLDVVKNKIESLGGNVSVLSQPGAGTTFTVQLPLTLSIISALLVKVMDETYAIPLTSIIEVAAVKQEDIRSVQGQRVIDFRGKVVPLVSLQDVFEVPGEVEEDGILSIVIVKKGEKMAGLIVDSLIGQQEVVLKTLGQYLNQVFAISGATILGDGQVALIIDCNALIK, encoded by the coding sequence ATGGATATGAATCAATACATGGATGCCTTTATAGATGAGGCTACTCAACATTTACAGTCAATCAATGGAAATTTGCTGTTGCTCGAAAAGGAGCCGGCCAACCTTGAACTGGTTCAGGAGATCTTTCGCTCTGCTCACACTTTAAAAGGCATGGCAGCCACAATGGGTTTTGAAGAAGTGGCTGAGCTCACCCATCACTTGGAGAATGTGCTGGATCAAGTGCGTAACAGAAAATTAACCGTTAGCACACCCATGATGGATACGTTGTTTTTCAGTGTGGATGCGCTGGAAAAAATGATTGATGCTCTGATCAACGAGGAAAATGCACAAGTTGATGTTGGACAGGTGATACAGGCCTTAAACGGGATTCAGGGAGACGGTTCTAAGGGGGCATCATCCAGCGGAGAAGAGCAGACACAGGACCGCTCAAGCAGCGTGCCCAGGGCTATTTTGCAAGCGGTTGACCAATTTGCCCTGACGGTTTTAACTCAATCTGAGGAAACAGGGTTTAACATCTATCACATCCAAGTCACTCTTGATAAAGGCTGTTTATTAAAAGCGGCCCGGGCTTATATGGTTTTCCAGCTTTTGGAGAGTGAAGGGGAAATCATCCAGACCCTTCCCCCTGTTCAAGATATAGAAGAGGAGGCCTTTGAATCTGCTTTTGAACTGATCTATGTTACGAAACAAGACACAGATTATGTTCAACAGCTTATTCATAAAGTTTCAGAGATTGAACAGGTGCATGTTCAGCCGGTAAAAACAGAGGAGTTGAAGTACCATCAGTCTCAGGAGATAGCGGAAGGAGCCTTAGAAACAGCAGCTGCCAGCGCTCCAAGTGCTGACAGTGAGCAATTGAAGTCTGGGCAACCGGAAACATCGCCGCATAGAAACGGATCACAACGGACATTGAATAAAACAATCCGGGTTAATATCGACCGTCTGGATGCTTTGATGAATTTATTCAGTGAGCTGGTCATTGACCGGGGGCGTCTGGAGAAGATCTCAAAAGAACTTCAGCATCAAGAGTTAATCGAAACGGTGGAACATATGAGCCGTATGAGCAGCGACTTGCAAGATCTTATTTTGAATATGCGCATGGTCCCTATAGAACAGGTGTTTAACCGTTTTCCCAAAATGGTCCGCAGTTTGTCACGGGAATTAGGCAAAGAGGTTGAACTGGCCATGAGCGGTACAGAAACCGAACTGGACCGCACGGTGATTGACGAAATTGGTGATCCTCTTGTGCATTTGCTGCGCAATGCCATTGATCATGGACTGGAGACAACGGAGGAACGAAAACGCCTAGGCAAGCCGGAACAGGGACGGCTGGAATTAAAGGCTTATCACAGCGGCAATCACGTCTTTATCGAGGTCAGGGATGACGGCAGGGGTATTGACCGCAGCAAAGTGTTAAAAAAGGCCATTGAACGGGGAGTCATTTCCCGGGAACGGAGTGAAGAGTTAAGCGATCAGGATGTTTACCAGTTATTGTTTGCCTCAGGTTTCAGTACGGCCGAAAAAGTGTCAGACATATCCGGCAGGGGAGTCGGGCTGGATGTGGTGAAAAACAAAATTGAATCGTTAGGCGGCAATGTGTCCGTCCTGTCACAGCCTGGAGCTGGCACCACCTTCACGGTCCAACTGCCTTTAACTTTGTCAATTATTTCCGCCTTACTTGTCAAAGTAATGGATGAGACCTATGCCATCCCACTGACATCGATTATTGAAGTTGCTGCCGTGAAACAGGAAGATATTCGTTCCGTCCAAGGACAAAGGGTGATCGATTTTAGAGGCAAAGTGGTCCCCCTTGTTTCATTGCAAGATGTATTTGAAGTTCCCGGTGAAGTGGAGGAGGATGGCATCCTTTCCATTGTGATTGTCAAAAAAGGCGAAAAAATGGCTGGTTTGATTGTTGACTCATTGATTGGTCAGCAAGAAGTGGTTCTGAAAACATTAGGTCAATATCTTAATCAGGTATTCGCCATATCGGGAGCGACCATTTTGGGGGATGGACAAGTGGCTTTGATTATTGACTGCAATGCACTGATTAAGTAA
- a CDS encoding MinD/ParA family protein translates to MKDQAERLREKVRRSQGAAVARTIAVTSGKGGVGKSNVALNLALSLMERGKRTLLFDLDLGFANLDVLLGYTPRLTLIDMVEKGLSLDDVIERGPYGLELISGGSGLGSLFHLDQGQINDMLDKLDTLSKRLDYIILDTGAGLSAESLRLMLAVDDIWLVTTPEPTSMTDAYGVIKALCKYNGEINLHVIVNRCYTPVEGVRTARRLQTVAKQFLNKEIRYLGYLPNDPSVHQAVLSQTPFIKLFPACQAAQAIAVLTARYLNQPLQDNARREGRGLRSFFKQLIAPFLQKGTG, encoded by the coding sequence TTGAAAGATCAAGCTGAACGTTTAAGAGAAAAGGTTCGCCGTAGTCAGGGAGCAGCTGTCGCGCGCACCATCGCGGTGACAAGTGGCAAGGGCGGGGTGGGCAAGTCCAATGTGGCACTTAATCTTGCCTTAAGTTTAATGGAACGGGGTAAGCGGACACTGTTATTTGACCTTGACCTTGGTTTTGCCAATCTTGATGTGTTATTAGGCTACACGCCCCGTTTGACGTTGATTGACATGGTGGAAAAGGGGCTGTCCCTAGATGACGTGATCGAGAGAGGACCGTATGGTTTGGAGTTAATCTCTGGGGGCTCGGGACTTGGCAGTTTGTTTCACCTCGATCAAGGCCAAATCAATGATATGTTGGATAAACTGGACACTTTATCCAAGCGGCTTGACTATATCATTTTGGATACAGGGGCAGGACTGTCGGCCGAATCACTCCGCCTTATGCTGGCTGTTGACGATATATGGCTGGTCACCACACCTGAGCCTACTTCTATGACTGATGCCTATGGCGTCATTAAGGCATTGTGCAAATACAATGGGGAGATCAACTTGCATGTCATCGTGAACCGCTGTTACACACCAGTGGAAGGAGTACGAACAGCCCGAAGGTTACAAACAGTGGCCAAGCAATTTTTAAATAAGGAGATCCGTTATTTAGGGTATCTGCCCAATGACCCGTCCGTCCACCAAGCGGTTCTCAGTCAAACGCCTTTTATCAAATTGTTTCCTGCCTGTCAAGCTGCACAGGCCATCGCTGTGCTGACAGCCAGGTATCTTAACCAACCCTTGCAGGATAATGCCAGGCGGGAAGGTAGAGGGTTACGTTCCTTTTTCAAGCAGTTGATCGCCCCGTTTCTCCAAAAGGGAACGGGATAA
- the fliP gene encoding flagellar type III secretion system pore protein FliP (The bacterial flagellar biogenesis protein FliP forms a type III secretion system (T3SS)-type pore required for flagellar assembly.): MLIAQTTGALIPGLNLEIGASTDPEDVALTLQLLALLTILSLAPAILIMMTCFTRIVVVLGFVRMSLATQTMPPNQVLIGLALFLTFFVMAPVFGEINENALQPYLSGEISQEEAFNLAVGPIKEFMAQHTREKDLALFLRYVDEEQPESVQDIPLTALVPAFAISELKTAFQIGFMIFIPFLIIDMIVASTLMSMGMMMLPPVIISLPFKILLFVLVDGWYLVVESLLFSFR, from the coding sequence ATGTTAATAGCACAAACAACCGGTGCACTGATCCCAGGTCTTAATCTAGAAATTGGCGCATCAACAGATCCTGAAGATGTTGCACTGACACTGCAACTCTTAGCATTATTGACAATTCTGTCGTTGGCTCCTGCCATTTTGATCATGATGACCTGTTTCACCAGGATTGTGGTCGTGCTGGGTTTTGTGAGAATGTCACTCGCCACGCAGACCATGCCGCCCAACCAAGTGTTGATCGGCTTGGCCCTTTTCCTAACTTTTTTCGTCATGGCACCAGTATTTGGGGAAATTAATGAAAATGCTCTACAGCCTTATTTATCAGGTGAGATTAGTCAAGAGGAGGCGTTTAATCTGGCCGTCGGCCCCATTAAGGAGTTTATGGCCCAACATACACGGGAAAAAGATCTGGCTCTGTTTCTCAGATATGTGGATGAGGAACAACCTGAATCAGTCCAGGATATCCCTTTGACCGCCCTTGTTCCTGCCTTTGCCATTAGTGAGTTGAAAACTGCTTTTCAAATTGGCTTTATGATTTTTATTCCTTTTTTGATTATCGATATGATTGTGGCCAGCACCCTGATGTCAATGGGCATGATGATGCTGCCGCCTGTAATCATCTCCCTGCCGTTTAAAATCTTATTGTTCGTACTGGTTGACGGCTGGTACCTCGTGGTAGAATCGCTGCTGTTCAGCTTTCGCTAA
- the fliR gene encoding flagellar biosynthetic protein FliR, with product MLLEWLNLLPVFLLILVRLTTFFVAAPLFSMQGVPHMFKIGLACFIALVSLTSIEVGDPIPWDLSFLFYVGKEALVGLALGFVAALVIYTVQVAGAFIDFQMGFLIANLVDPQTGAQVPIIGNLKYFLTLLFLLSVDAHHLLIEGVIRSYQLVPIDQYMVEIGSAGVAQLMTHVFVQMFVVALLIALPVVGALFLVDISLGILARTVPQINVFVVGLPLKIFSGFVLILITLPGFFYLLHRLVGEMVNTMGQLLRVLG from the coding sequence ATGCTGTTAGAGTGGCTTAATCTTTTGCCGGTTTTTTTGTTGATCCTGGTTCGTCTGACCACCTTTTTTGTGGCGGCCCCTCTGTTTTCCATGCAAGGGGTGCCGCACATGTTTAAAATCGGGCTGGCTTGTTTTATCGCCTTAGTCTCTTTAACCTCCATTGAAGTGGGTGACCCGATTCCTTGGGACCTGAGCTTCCTTTTCTATGTTGGCAAAGAAGCACTGGTTGGCTTGGCTTTGGGCTTTGTTGCCGCTCTTGTGATCTATACGGTTCAGGTGGCTGGAGCGTTTATCGATTTTCAGATGGGCTTTCTCATTGCCAATCTCGTTGATCCCCAAACGGGGGCCCAGGTCCCCATTATTGGTAATCTGAAATACTTTTTGACCCTCTTGTTTTTATTATCTGTAGATGCACACCATTTATTGATTGAGGGGGTTATCCGCAGTTATCAGTTGGTACCCATTGATCAGTATATGGTGGAGATAGGTTCAGCAGGGGTAGCCCAATTAATGACCCATGTGTTTGTACAGATGTTTGTGGTAGCGCTCTTAATTGCCTTGCCAGTCGTAGGTGCCTTATTTCTCGTTGATATTTCACTGGGCATTCTGGCCCGAACCGTACCGCAAATCAACGTGTTTGTGGTCGGGTTGCCTTTAAAGATATTTAGCGGTTTTGTGTTGATCTTAATTACATTGCCAGGTTTTTTCTATCTTTTGCATCGTCTGGTTGGGGAGATGGTTAACACCATGGGCCAACTGTTAAGAGTGTTAGGGTGA
- the flhA gene encoding flagellar biosynthesis protein FlhA — translation MVLRDYSILLAVIMIIVMMVIPLPTWMLDILIIINISLALTIILVAMNTNEPLQFSIFPALLLLTTLFRLGLNVSTTRAILTGADAGSVIQTFGEFVVGGSVIVGFLVFLILVIIQFIVITKGSERVAEVAARFTLDAMPGKQMSIDADLNAGIINEQEARARREKIEKEADFYGAMDGAAKFVKGDAIAAIVITIINIIGGLLIGIMVMGMAFSDAVSTYTLLSIGDGLVSQIPALLLSTATGIVVTRVASDGNLSLDISRQIFAYPKLLYVVGGTIALLGIVTPINPFLTLSIAGFMSFGGFRMQQALEQQQQQEENDQQEQAIEEVKSPESVTPLLQVDPIEFEFGYSLIPLADANQGGDLLDRVIMIRRQCALELGIIVPVIRIRDNIQLKPNEYVIKIRGNRVAQGELLLDHYLAMSPGVEDESVEGIETVEPAFGLPALWVNEEMKERAELAGYTVVDPPSVVSTHLTEVIKRHAHELLGRQEVKTLLDHVKESAPAVVEELIPDLLSIGDVQKVLRNLLKERVSIRNLPLILECLADYAPHTKDPELLTEYVRGSLARQITQQYAGDSGSLRVITAGASLEKCIADAIQQTEQGPYLALDPETTQKISQAVLAEVKRVQELGLEPVLLTSPAIRMHLRHLLARYMPDLPVLSYNELEADLEVQSVGVVNV, via the coding sequence TTGGTGTTAAGAGATTATAGTATATTACTGGCCGTCATTATGATCATTGTGATGATGGTCATTCCTCTTCCAACCTGGATGCTGGATATCTTGATTATTATCAATATCTCCTTGGCGCTGACGATTATCCTGGTCGCGATGAATACCAATGAGCCGCTTCAATTTTCGATCTTTCCGGCACTACTCCTGTTAACCACTTTGTTTAGGCTCGGCTTAAACGTATCCACCACCCGGGCCATTTTGACCGGTGCAGATGCAGGCAGTGTCATTCAGACCTTTGGTGAATTTGTGGTTGGGGGGAGTGTCATCGTTGGTTTTTTGGTTTTTCTGATCTTAGTCATTATCCAATTTATTGTGATTACCAAAGGTTCGGAGCGTGTCGCTGAAGTGGCAGCCCGCTTCACGTTGGATGCGATGCCAGGTAAACAAATGAGCATTGATGCTGATTTGAACGCGGGGATCATTAATGAACAGGAGGCGAGAGCACGACGGGAGAAAATTGAGAAAGAAGCAGACTTTTATGGGGCCATGGACGGGGCGGCCAAATTTGTCAAAGGTGATGCCATTGCCGCTATTGTGATTACCATTATTAACATCATTGGCGGTCTGTTGATCGGGATTATGGTGATGGGCATGGCCTTCAGCGATGCTGTGTCCACCTATACCTTACTCTCTATTGGTGATGGATTGGTCAGTCAGATTCCGGCTCTCTTACTCTCCACTGCAACAGGTATCGTGGTGACGCGGGTCGCTTCAGACGGTAACCTGAGCCTGGATATCTCCCGTCAAATCTTTGCCTATCCTAAACTCCTTTATGTGGTTGGGGGCACCATTGCTTTATTAGGTATTGTCACACCGATTAACCCATTTTTGACCTTATCGATTGCCGGCTTCATGTCTTTTGGCGGTTTTAGAATGCAGCAGGCATTGGAACAGCAGCAACAACAAGAGGAAAATGATCAACAAGAACAAGCCATTGAAGAGGTGAAAAGTCCTGAAAGCGTGACGCCCCTTTTGCAGGTGGACCCTATCGAGTTTGAATTTGGTTACAGCCTGATTCCGTTGGCCGATGCCAATCAGGGAGGGGATCTACTAGATAGAGTGATCATGATCCGCCGTCAATGTGCCTTGGAGCTGGGTATCATTGTACCTGTTATACGCATAAGAGACAATATTCAATTAAAACCCAATGAATATGTGATCAAAATCAGGGGAAACCGTGTAGCACAAGGGGAATTGCTCCTTGATCATTATCTGGCCATGAGCCCCGGAGTGGAAGATGAATCTGTAGAGGGTATTGAAACTGTAGAGCCAGCGTTTGGCTTGCCTGCCCTGTGGGTTAATGAGGAAATGAAAGAACGGGCAGAGCTGGCTGGCTACACGGTTGTGGATCCCCCATCGGTGGTGTCTACGCATTTAACGGAAGTGATTAAGCGCCATGCTCATGAGCTCCTGGGTCGCCAGGAAGTGAAAACATTGCTTGATCATGTAAAAGAATCGGCTCCAGCGGTAGTGGAGGAGTTGATTCCGGATCTCCTCAGCATAGGGGACGTGCAGAAAGTATTGCGCAACCTGCTAAAGGAACGAGTCTCTATCCGTAATTTGCCACTTATTTTGGAATGCCTGGCCGATTATGCTCCGCATACAAAAGATCCTGAGCTGTTAACTGAATATGTCCGCGGGAGCCTGGCCAGACAGATCACACAGCAATATGCAGGAGATAGCGGATCCTTAAGGGTGATCACAGCTGGTGCATCCCTGGAAAAGTGCATTGCTGATGCCATCCAGCAAACGGAGCAGGGCCCATACCTGGCTTTGGATCCGGAAACCACCCAGAAAATCTCCCAGGCGGTGTTGGCTGAAGTCAAACGCGTGCAGGAACTGGGCCTGGAGCCTGTTCTCTTAACTTCACCGGCGATAAGAATGCATTTGCGCCATTTACTGGCCCGCTATATGCCTGATTTACCGGTTCTGTCCTATAACGAACTGGAAGCTGATCTTGAGGTGCAAAGTGTAGGGGTGGTGAACGTGTGA